The genomic DNA CTTTTTCACTATGATATTTCTGCAGATTTTATGTATGTCACATATGGACCGTTATACAAAAGCAATGAGAAAAGCACTTACCAGTAACCACTAGGGTGACACCAGGCTGGCCTGGCAGCTTGGCCACAGGGTGGTCAGTGATGAAgcgaaacacatacacaccactgtctGATGTCCTCATGTTGGAGATCTTTAAGGAGCAGTTCTTTGACCCTGGAACCCCCAGGTACTCCACTCTTCCCTGGTATGCGGGCTCAGGAGAAATCCCTTTGCTGTGGTACACATATCTGGGAGTGATGCAGTAGCTCTGTCCCAAGCACCACATCTCAGACAGCACTTTGTGATGCAAACTCTGCACAGACTTCTCCGGAAAGTCATACGAGCAGGGAAGAGTCACTGCTGAACCACTCAGGGCATAGACTGTATGAGTAGGCACATGTACAGTCCAGTCACCAGCAAAGGAAACTGAACATAAAGAACATATTTAAGAAAGAAATCTTACTGACTCCCTGATAAAATAGTTGATAAAAGTCCTGGTAAAGAagtaaatgcatttttgaaTATGATTTTATATAATAACTAACAGTTACATGAGAAAGattaacaggaaacaggaaaagtGAAGTGAAGTTTCAGCTATCATACTCTACATTCAGATCCTCCAAACTGTCTGTAAATAACTTCTGACATATGTTGCTTTGACTGAGTCCTCAATTAAGTCGTGTTATACAGTGACGTGTTTATAGACAGTTTTAGATGTTGCTCTTTGTGCTCTGGAGATAGCAATGGTGCAATATGAGTGATGTTAATATTGAACCAATAAAGCTCACCTGGTAGTATTAGACAGGTCGTTATCCATCTGATCGGAATGTGCCCTACACTCATGTTTATTGCTCTGTAACTCAGACGCTACTCAGAGCCCACCTATAAAGGAACAGTGGATGCACCActtctccttttcactctccACTCCTCCTTTAAGAACCCTTAAGTATTAGTTCAGCTTCGTctaactgttaaaataaaatatgtctgCATGTTGTTTTACGTCTACATTTATGACAAGCATGTCTAGTTTGATTTACTACTCTATTAAACTTTAAACAGTAGTCTATATGTAATTTCCTCAGTTCGTTGCCACCATGACTAGTGTTCGTCGATCCCATTGTACTCTGCGATAACGGAAAGAATCCTTTTGATTTGACGCAAGACGGTAGATCTTTTCTGAGGGTTAGCCTAATGATCTCATCTGCAATGAATTCAAGCAAGCCACCTGTTCCTCACAGTTTTCGCACCATTGTAGAACAGAATTTCCATTACTTTCCCGTATTGCTGTATGGTCAAGTTTATCATATTTAAACAGATGATGACGTTAATCGTGTAAATGAGGTAAGCGATCGGCAATAATCTAACGGTCATGCGCCTACGACCCACCACTACTGAtatcaaagagaaaatgtgCGCTCATCCAGTGTTCATTGCGAATTGTTACAGCGTCAAGAGAACGGATGTAGCTGCACTGTGGAACTCATGCAAGGTATCTATTCAATGACCGGAAGAAGGAGGTTGCGACTGAACCAGGCAGGACAGAGAAGGAATAGTGAGGAAACAGACCGTCGGTCGGGATTGCTGGAAAATTGTtacttttaactgtaaacaggACATCCAAAATCTAATCTACATGTCCCCGTGGTCCTTCCTCATCTTAACTTACATTTTCCAGGACAACATTCGATAAAGGATAGCCTACATGTGAGACAAATTTGGTTTCTCAGGAGTACTCCAAGAGGCACCTGTTGCGGACTGAGAGGTGAGCTCTTGAGTTCCTAACGGGCAGGAAATGAAAAGTAAATTTAGCATTCAGGAGGCCAATTAGATTGCCTTTTTAAGATTAATACTTACTTATGTTGGAAGTAAGTGGGATATCAGTAACATTTTCAGTAAGAAGTATTTAAAAATTCACAAGTCGTTTTTCTAAAGAAAGGAATATTTGAGTCCTTCAGGACATGAATTTAAATCTCTATCTCAACACAGAATTcgtgtttttcatttaaaaccaaactacAGGCTCTTTCAAGTAActtactgttgtgttttcaaCAGATATAGTAGACCGCCAAAACTTtttgtgttgaaatgaaatatacCCATTACtaagattaaatgaaataaatgtaaacattttgttaAATTGTTCTAATACATTTTTGAAGGAATCTGCTGtctaaataaaaaacaacaaacaaacaaaaaaaaaaaagttctgaacTCTCAGTATCGTGCAACAGCTCATATTGCCCTTTGGTTTATTTAACTTGTTTAACCCATCTATGTCCACAGCTTCAATTTTTATTTATCAATTTCTTTCAATCTGTTGCAGGCCAAATCTTTGGAATTTAAAGCTGAACATTGCAATAACAGTGCtgggaggattttttttgtttaatttttggagagaaatgacagacaaaaaaatggGTGAGTTCCATATACAAAAAGACAGATTGTGCTTGTTTCTCTGTAGACATCAGATATCAGACGATGGGGATGTTAAATATTAATGGAGTTGGCCTCCGCCGGCTTATTTTTTATgaacttcatttgttttgtccAGTCTATGACTCTGTGAGTCTGCGATAAAACGATCAATTATCTGTTCATCTTACAAGACCAATCAGTGACCCAGTAATAACTCTGTGACACATAAGGAAACACTATATTCAATGTTCCAGAATATTCTTACTGAACATTCACTCAGCTATTTGACTTATTCATACAGACAAATGTCATACAATTTCAAACCTAACCACACCAAACTGGACAAGCACATTTAAGGATTGAAGCCTGGTGTAcctgtttgttattttgctTGATGTCTTGTTATAGGAGCCAGTATGGAGTGCAGATTGccctcagtttgtttttccatataGTGCTAAGACAAGTGAAAGGAGTCCAGTTCTGATGTTTCATAATTTATATAGACGAAAGGGAAA from Chanos chanos chromosome 8, fChaCha1.1, whole genome shotgun sequence includes the following:
- the LOC115818950 gene encoding V-set and immunoglobulin domain-containing protein 1 encodes the protein MSVGHIPIRWITTCLILPVSFAGDWTVHVPTHTVYALSGSAVTLPCSYDFPEKSVQSLHHKVLSEMWCLGQSYCITPRYVYHSKGISPEPAYQGRVEYLGVPGSKNCSLKISNMRTSDSGVYVFRFITDHPVAKLPGQPGVTLVVTDPPKNTTVMVISGEIVVGAPLTLMCSSQGEQPVKNYTWFKIDGNGIALRGSGQNYTTDCLRPKDNGKYMCVATNRFGTDNATITITVQNVRRDSIAIAVPLTLFTVMVIVIVACVGGKVITKSHQPEDATQDSF